A stretch of DNA from Microbacterium croceum:
CGGCGGCGCGATTCATGGGCAAGAATCCCCCGGTCCCGCAGTCGTCCATCGACGCCGCGCTCGACAAGATCGGCGCGAACCCCGACGTCTCGCTGCTCCAGCGCACGATGGACTGGCTCGTGCAGCTGGTCACGACCGGGTCTCTCGGAATCTCCGCGCGCGGAACGCAGGTGACCGCCGACATCTTCGACCGCGCGGGAACCAGCCTGCGGCTGCTGATCATCGGCTCCATCCTCGGAGCGATCTTCGGCATCCTGCTGGGCGTCTGGGGCGCGATCCGGCAATACCGTGCGAGCGATCAGATCATCACCTACGCCTCGTTCACGGTGCTGGCGACCCCCATCTTCGTGATCGCGGTCGTGCTCATGATCGGCGCGACCTGGCTCAACAACGCCGCCGGACAGCAGCTCATCAACTTCACGGGCGAATACAGCGTGGGCGTCACCGGATTCTGGCCGGTGATAGGCGACCGGTTGACGCACTTGCTGTTGCCGACGATCGCGTTGACCGTCACGGCGGCGGCCTCGTACTCCCGCTACCAGCGCAGCGCGATGCTCGACGTGCTCTCCTCCGACTTCATCCGCACCGCGCGCGCGAAGGGGCGCACCCGCGGGTCGGCGATCATGCGCCACGGCGTGCGCGTGGCGCTGATCCCGATGTCGACGTTCTTCGCCTACTCCTTCGGCACGATCCTCACCGGTGCCGCAGTGACGGAGAAGATCTTCAGCTGGCACGGAATGGGTGAATACCTGATCGACTCCGTCTCGAACAACGACATCAACGCGGCGACGGGATCGATCCTGTTCGCCGCGATCCTGGTGCTCATCGCGGGCACACTGGCCGACGTCCTCTACGCGGCCCTCGACCCCCGAGTGAGGATGTGAGATGACCCTCGATCCCACACAGCTGGACGCGCCGGTGCTCGAACCCGAGACCGACAACGCTCCCTCCATCCCGCGCTGGCGGCTGATCCTCCTGCGCACCTTCTCCGCGAAGCGCGCGTGGATCGGCGCCATCGCACTGGTGCTGATCTTCCTGCTGGCCTACGTCGGCCCGTTGCTGTATCCCTGGTCGTCGACCGACCAGGACTACCTCGCCTTCAACAAGGGCCCGAGCCTCGATCACTGGTTCGGCACCGACACGATCGGGCAGGACATCTTCGCCCAATCGATGGCAGGGCTGCAGAAGTCCCTTTTGATCGGTCTGATCGTCGGACCGCTCACGGCGATCATCGCCGGTCTGGTCGGAGCGATCGCCGGCTACGTCGGCGGCGTCTGGGACCGCGTGATCGTCTGGATCATCGATCTGCTGCTCGTCCTCCCGAGCTTCTACATCCTGGTGCTGCTGAGCCCGCTGTTCAAGGACCTCGCCTGGGTGGCCCTCGTCGTCTTCCTGCCCCTCTTCGGCTGGATGGTGCTCGCCCGCGTCATCCGCGGACAGACCATGTCGCTGCGCGAGCGCGACTACGTCAAGGCCGCGCGCTTCATGGGGGTCGGCGGCTTCACGATCATCCGCCGCCACATCCTCCCCAACGTCGCCTCGCTGCTCATCATCGATGCGACCCTGGGTGTGGGTGCCGCGATCCTGGCCGAGACGACCCTCAGCTACTTCGGATTCGGCATCCAGCCGCCGGACGTGTCGCTGGGCACCCTGCTCGCCGCGGGAAGCGCCGCAGCGACCACCCGCCCCTGGCTCTTCATCCCCCCGGCGATCCTCCTCGTCGCCACCGTGCTCGCATCGAGTCTGCTCGGAGATGCATTGCGTGACGCCGTCGACCCGACATCGGAGAACAACCGTGCCTGAACCCCTGCTCCGCGTCCGCGACCTCAACGTCACCTTCGAGACCAAGGCACGCACCGTCCACGCCGTGCGCGGCGTCAGCTACGAGGTCAACCGCGGCGAGTTCCTCGCGATCGTGGGCGAATCCGGCTCCGGCAAGTCGGTGTCGTCGATGGCCGTCATGGGGCTGCTGCCCAGCACCGCGAACGTCACCGGCTCCATCACCTACGACGGCAGGGAGCTCCTCGGCTCCACCGACCGGCAGCTCTCCAAGATGCGCGGCTCGGATATCGCGATGGTGTTCCAGGACCCGCTGTCCGCACTGACCCCGGTGTACACGATCGGTCAGCAGATCATCGAAGGTCTGAAGCTGCACCAGCCCGGTCTCAGCACGCAGGCACTGGAGGCCCGGGCGATCGAGTTGCTCGACGTCGTCGGGATTCCTGAGCCCCGCCGTCGCGTGAAGTCCTTCCCCCACGAGTTCTCGGGCGGAATGCGCCAGCGCGCCATGATCGCGATCGCGATCGCGAACAACCCCAAGCTGATCATCGCCGACGAACCGACGACCGCGCTTGACGTCACGATCCAGGCGCAGATCCTGGATGTGCTCCAGACCGCGAAGGACATCACGGGCGCAGCCGTGGTGCTCATCACGCACGACCTCGGTGTCGTCGCCGGCAACGCCGACCGCGTCGCCGTGATGTATGCGGGCCGCATCGTGGAGACCGCGCCGGTCGACGATCTGTTCGAGCGGCCGACCATGCCGTACACGATCGGGCTGCTGCGCTCGATGCCGAACATGGTCGACAGCCGCTCTGCGCGACTCGTGCCGCTCGAGGGGCGCCCCCCGCTGCTCACCGAGATCCCGACGGGGTGCCCGTTCGCCGATCGCTGCCCCGCGGTGATCTCGGCGTGCCGCGACATCGAACCCGACCTCGTGCCCGTCGCCCCGATGCAGGCGGCCGCGTGCATCCGTTCGACCGAGATCGTCGACGGCCGACTCCCGCGCGACGAGGTCTTCTCCCCGCCTGCTCCGGTCGAGGAGATCGTGCGGGAAGTCGAGACCCGCGGCACGGTGCTCGAGGTGGAAGGCGTGAAGCGTCATTTCCCCCTCACCAAGGGCACCGTGTTCCGCCGTCGCATCGGCACCGTCCGCGCGGTCGACGGCGTCAGCTTCGAGCTCAAGGGCGGCAAGACTCTGGGTCTGGTCGGCGAGTCCGGCTGCGGCAAGTCGACCACCGTCATGGAGGTCATGGAACTCGCCAAGCCTCAGGCCGGACGGATCGCCGTCAACGGCGTCGACACCGCCACGCTGTCACCGTCCGAGCGCCGCGCTCTGCGGACCGACATCCAGATCGTGTTCCAGGATCCCGCCGCATCGCTCGACCCGCGCATGACGGTCGAGGAGCTCATCGGCGAGCCGCTCACGGTGCACGATGTCCCGGCGAAGGAGATCTCGCGGCGAGTGCGACGGATGCTCGAGCTCGTCGGTCTCGAGCCGAGCTACGCCCGACGGTATCCCCACGAGTTCTCCGGTGGCCAGCGTCAGCGCATCGGCATCGCCCGTGCGCTCGTGGTCGAGCCGAAGATCCTCGTGCTCGACGAGCCCGTGTCCGCGCTCGACGTCTCGGTGCAGGCCGGTGTCATCAACCTGCTGGAAGACCTCAAGCAGCAGCTCGGCCTCTCCTACCTGTTCGTCGCGCACGACCTCGCGGTGGTGCGCCACATCGCCGACGACGTGGCGGTGATGTATCTCGGACGCATCATCGAGTACGGCGACTCCGACGCGATCTTCAGCAACCCGCGTCATCCGTACACGCGCGCGCTGCTGTCCGCTGTGCCGATTCCGAACCCGCAGATCGAGCGCACGCGTGAACGCATCCTGTTGTCGGGCGATCTCCCCTCGCCGACCGAGTCGATCACGGGATGCGCGTTCCGCAAGCGCTGCCCCCTGTATGCGATCCTCCCGCCCGAGCAGCAGAACGAATGCGAGACCAGGGCTCCCGAGCTGCGCACGGTGGAAGGACGCGATGTGTCGTGCCACTGGGCGGAGCAGGACATCCTGCAGCCGGCGTGAGTCAGCGAGGTCGCGGGGCAGGACGTGCAGACGACCAGGTCGTGATGCGCGGTGCGTCCGGGTGGTGGATCAGCGGCGCATTGGCCGCACTGTTCGTCTTCATGCTCGCCGATGCGGGGATCCGCTCCGAGTGGTCCACGATCCTCCTCGCCGCGCCCTGGATGGCTGCCCTCCTGATCCTGTGCTGGGCACTTCTGATCCGTCCCTGC
This window harbors:
- a CDS encoding ABC transporter permease gives rise to the protein MIGFIAKRLVNYLILTVIATLAGYALVSTTLQPAARFMGKNPPVPQSSIDAALDKIGANPDVSLLQRTMDWLVQLVTTGSLGISARGTQVTADIFDRAGTSLRLLIIGSILGAIFGILLGVWGAIRQYRASDQIITYASFTVLATPIFVIAVVLMIGATWLNNAAGQQLINFTGEYSVGVTGFWPVIGDRLTHLLLPTIALTVTAAASYSRYQRSAMLDVLSSDFIRTARAKGRTRGSAIMRHGVRVALIPMSTFFAYSFGTILTGAAVTEKIFSWHGMGEYLIDSVSNNDINAATGSILFAAILVLIAGTLADVLYAALDPRVRM
- a CDS encoding ABC transporter ATP-binding protein gives rise to the protein MHCVTPSTRHRRTTVPEPLLRVRDLNVTFETKARTVHAVRGVSYEVNRGEFLAIVGESGSGKSVSSMAVMGLLPSTANVTGSITYDGRELLGSTDRQLSKMRGSDIAMVFQDPLSALTPVYTIGQQIIEGLKLHQPGLSTQALEARAIELLDVVGIPEPRRRVKSFPHEFSGGMRQRAMIAIAIANNPKLIIADEPTTALDVTIQAQILDVLQTAKDITGAAVVLITHDLGVVAGNADRVAVMYAGRIVETAPVDDLFERPTMPYTIGLLRSMPNMVDSRSARLVPLEGRPPLLTEIPTGCPFADRCPAVISACRDIEPDLVPVAPMQAAACIRSTEIVDGRLPRDEVFSPPAPVEEIVREVETRGTVLEVEGVKRHFPLTKGTVFRRRIGTVRAVDGVSFELKGGKTLGLVGESGCGKSTTVMEVMELAKPQAGRIAVNGVDTATLSPSERRALRTDIQIVFQDPAASLDPRMTVEELIGEPLTVHDVPAKEISRRVRRMLELVGLEPSYARRYPHEFSGGQRQRIGIARALVVEPKILVLDEPVSALDVSVQAGVINLLEDLKQQLGLSYLFVAHDLAVVRHIADDVAVMYLGRIIEYGDSDAIFSNPRHPYTRALLSAVPIPNPQIERTRERILLSGDLPSPTESITGCAFRKRCPLYAILPPEQQNECETRAPELRTVEGRDVSCHWAEQDILQPA
- a CDS encoding ABC transporter permease codes for the protein MTLDPTQLDAPVLEPETDNAPSIPRWRLILLRTFSAKRAWIGAIALVLIFLLAYVGPLLYPWSSTDQDYLAFNKGPSLDHWFGTDTIGQDIFAQSMAGLQKSLLIGLIVGPLTAIIAGLVGAIAGYVGGVWDRVIVWIIDLLLVLPSFYILVLLSPLFKDLAWVALVVFLPLFGWMVLARVIRGQTMSLRERDYVKAARFMGVGGFTIIRRHILPNVASLLIIDATLGVGAAILAETTLSYFGFGIQPPDVSLGTLLAAGSAAATTRPWLFIPPAILLVATVLASSLLGDALRDAVDPTSENNRA